The Deltaproteobacteria bacterium nucleotide sequence GGCGCGCTGGAACGCAATCCCGAGTTGCAGAGCGTCTTTCTCGAAGCCGGCGCCGGCTGGCTACCCTACTGGCTCTGGCGCATGGACGAACACTACGAAGTGCTGCCGTTTCAAGTGCCGTGGTTGAAAATGAAACCGAGCGACTACTTTCGCCGCCAATGTTTCATCTCTTTCGAAGCCGACGAAACCCGCCTCGGCCAAGTGATCGAATCCATCGGCGCCGATCGCGTCGTGTTCGCTTCCGATTATCCACACTGGGACGCGACATTTCCCGGCGTCACCGATATAATTTTGAATCGCCAGGATCTAGACGCCGACACGCAGAAAAAAATTATGGGAGAGAATGCCGCGAAGTTGTTGAGGCTGGATTAACACAAAACCTAAAACAGGATCTTAAGGAGGCACTATGGCAGATATTCCGAAACTGGTTTCCTCGATGGGCCGCGCCGAGCATGATAAAATTTTCGTGCGCGACTATGATTTAAACAAAGACCTGCTCGGCAAGATCAGCTTCTCGCAAATGGTTTGCCTGATGCTCCAGGGCCGGTTACCGACCGCCGACGAAGGCAAGATGATCGACTCGATGTTGATCGTCTTGGTCGACCACGGCATGACCACCGGCGCCGCCGCCGCGCGCATGACCTTTCACTCGGCGCCGGAAGCGATCCAAGGCGCCGTCGCCGCGGCGATTCTCGGCGCCGGCAGCGTCCATCTCGGCTCATCGGAATACTGCGCCAAGATGCTTAACGATGCCTTGTCAAAAGAAGCTAAAGACGCCGACCTTGACGCCGTCGCGCTCAAAACCGTCGAGAAGCGGTTGGCGAACAATCAACTCATCCCGGGCATCGGCCACGGCATCCACACCGATGGCGATCCGCGCGCCGCTCGTTTGTTCGAAGTCGCCCAGGAAACCAAAGTCCATGGCCGCAACTGCGAGCTGTTGAAAAAGATCGGCAAGATTGCCGACCAAAAAGTCGGCAAGCACTTGCCCGTCAACGTCACCGGCGCCATCGCGGCGATCTCCCAAGATATGGGCTTTCACTGGCAGATGTCGAAAAGCTTCGCGATTCTCGGCCGCGCCCTCGGCGGCCTCGCCCACGTCGGCGAAGAAATCCGCCGGCCCATCGCGCGCGGCATTTCCAA carries:
- a CDS encoding citryl-CoA lyase → MADIPKLVSSMGRAEHDKIFVRDYDLNKDLLGKISFSQMVCLMLQGRLPTADEGKMIDSMLIVLVDHGMTTGAAAARMTFHSAPEAIQGAVAAAILGAGSVHLGSSEYCAKMLNDALSKEAKDADLDAVALKTVEKRLANNQLIPGIGHGIHTDGDPRAARLFEVAQETKVHGRNCELLKKIGKIADQKVGKHLPVNVTGAIAAISQDMGFHWQMSKSFAILGRALGGLAHVGEEIRRPIARGISNMIRDNLHYEPEK